From a single Mangifera indica cultivar Alphonso chromosome 19, CATAS_Mindica_2.1, whole genome shotgun sequence genomic region:
- the LOC123203258 gene encoding UDP-sugar pyrophosphorylase-like, which yields MASALESTTHSLSKLGIDGGFANSATNLLKNLPLLSSEQIELAKMLMEMGQSHLFEQWAEPGVDVEEKKAFFDQVARLNSSYPGGLKSYIKTARELLADSKNGKNPFDGFTPSVPTGESLIFGDDTFINYEQAGVKEAKNAAFVLVAGGLGERLGYNGIKLALPAETTTGTCFLQHYIECILALQDASCQLTEGECKEIPFAIMTSDDTHSRTLELLESNSYFGMKPSQVKLLKQEKVACLDDNDARLALDPKNKYRIQTKPHGHGDVHSLLYSSGLLKTWHDTGVRWILFFQDTNALLFKGIPASLGVSATKQLHVNSLAVPRKAKEAIGGITKLTHADGRSVVINVEYNQLDPLLRATGHPDGDVNCETGYSPFPGNINQLILELGPYLEELKKTGGAIKEFVNPKYKDSTKTAFKSSTRLECMMQDYPKTLPPSARVGFTAMDTWLAYSPVKNNPEDAAKVPKGNPYHSATSGEMAIYRANSLILRKAGVQVGEPVQEVFNGQEVEVWPRITWKPKWGLIFSDIKKKVGKSCSVSQKSTLVIKGRKVFLEDLHLDGTLIVDAVDEAEVKVEGSVQNKGWTIEGVDYKDTSVLEEIRIRGFKIKKIEQLEKNFNEPGKFSLKP from the exons ATGGCGTCGGCGCTCGAATCAACCACTCATAGCCTCTCCAAACTCGGCATCGATGGCGGTTTCGCCAATTCCGCCACTAATCTCCTGAAAAATCTCCCTCTCCTTTCCTCTGAGCAG ATTGAACTGGCTAAGATGTTGATGGAGATGGGACAGAGTCATTTGTTTGAGCAGTGGGCAGAGCCTGGCGTTGATGTCGAGGAGAAAAAAGCTTTCTTTGATCAG GTGGCTCGGCTTAACTCTAGCTATCCTGGTGGTTTGAAATCTTACATTAAAACTGCTAGAGAACTTTTAGCAGACTCAAAAAATGGGAAGAATCCATTTGATGGCTTCACTCCTTCT GTTCCAACGGGAGAATCTTTAATTTTTGGTGATGACACCTTTATCAATTATGAGCAGGCAGGAGTTAAGGAAGCTAAGAATGCTGCCTTTGTTCTTGTCGCAGGTGGTCTTGGGGAACGCCTTGGATACAATGGAATTAAG TTGGCTCTTCCAGCAGAAACCACTACTGGAACATGTTTTTTACAGCACTACATTGAGTGTATTTTGGCTCTTCAGGATGCTAGCTGCCAACTCACAGAAG GAGAATGTAAAGAGATTCCATTTGCGATCATGACGTCGGATGATACACATTCACGAACATTGGAGCTTCTGGAATCGAATTCTTATTTTGGAATGAAACCTTCACAAGTCAAACTTCTGAAGCAG GAAAAAGTTGCATGTTTAGATGATAATGATGCCCGGCTTGCTCTGGATCCTAAAAACAAGTACAGAATTCAG ACAAAACCACATGGCCATGGTGATGTGCATTCCCTTCTTTATTCCAGTGGCCTTTTGAAGACATG GCATGATACTGGTGTGAGATGgattcttttctttcaagatACCAATGCACTTCTGTTCAAG GGAATTCCAGCATCGTTGGGTGTCAGTGCTACCAAACAGTTGCATGTTAACTCTCTTGCTGTTCCGCGTAAAGCAAAAGAAGCTATTGGGGGGATAACCAAGCTTACTCATGCTGATG GGAGATCTGTGGTGATCAATGTAGAATACAATCAGCTGGATCCTCTGCTTCGGGCAACTGGGCATCCTGATGGAGATGTCAATTGTGAAACAGGCTATTCTCCTTTCCCTGGAAATATCAACCAG TTGATTTTGGAACTTGGTCCTTACCTCGAGGAGCTCAAGAAAACTGgaggtgcaataaaggagtttGTTAACCCAAA ATACAAAGACTCTACCAAAACTGCATTTAAGTCCTCAACTAGACTTGAGTGTATGATGCAAGATTATCCAAAAACATTGCCTCCATCTGCAAGAGTTGGATTTACG GCAATGGATACATGGCTTGCTTATTCACCTGTAAAGAACAACCCGGAGGATGCTGCTAAG gTGCCTAAGGGAAATCCATATCATAGTGCAACTTCTGGAGAAATGGCCATCTATCGAGCAAACAGCTTAATTCTGAGAAAG GCTGGAGTCCAAGTGGGTGAACCTGTACAAGAGGTTTTCAATGGGCAAGAGGTAGAAGTGTGGCCTCGTATCACATGGAAACCAAAATGGGGTCTGATTTTTTCCGACATTAAGAAGAAAGTCGGTAAAAGTTGCTCCGTTTCTCAAAAATCAACCTTGGTCATTAAGGGCCGTAAAGTCTTTCTTGAAGATCTTCATTTGGATGGAACTCTTATAGTTGATGCTGTTGATGAGGCAGAG GTGAAAGTAGAAGGTTCAGTGCAGAACAAGGGCTGGACAATTGAAGGTGTAGACTACAAAGATACTTCGGTACTAGAAGAAATACGGATACGGggtttcaaaatcaaaaaaattgaacaactGGAAAAGAATTTTAACGAGCCTGGCAAGTTTAGCTTGAAGCCCTGA
- the LOC123203261 gene encoding BTB/POZ domain-containing protein At4g08455-like: MSNCQGCRRTYWSYECGICKDCFVRSGKTVNELQREIEELKDKIAFLRIPSPLDHHDQPSYTDVVLLTASDDGTPESSVPVPAHKAVLVNRSPMLKAKLENEMEEKQTASIEISDVSHDVLCEFINYLYTAEICLDEKLACELLELAENYEVKHLKAYCEEFLVSKLNWENSITRYVFAHRHNAKRLLLAAVSLITNNMSSFIERDEYMKLVKKEPGLLVEIYEAYLYKQINPVPGKSP, encoded by the exons ATGTCGAATTGCCAAGGTTGCAGGAGGACATACTGGTCATACGAATGTGGCATCTGCAAAGACTGCTTCGTGAGGTCGGGAAAAACAGTTAACGAGCTGCAACGAGAGATCGAAGAGCTTAAAGACAAAATTGCCTTCTTACGGATTCCTTCTCCACTTGATCATCACGATCAGCCATCTTACACCGACGTCGTTTTGCTGACTGCCTCCGACGACGGAACTCCTGAGTCCTCCGTTCCTGTCCCGGCTCACAAGGCCGTTTTG GTGAATCGTTCGCCAATGTTGAAAGCCAAGCTAGAGAATGAGATGGAAGAAAAGCAGACTGCAAGCATAGAGATCAGTGACGTATCACATGATGTTCTCTGTGAATTTATCAACTATCTGTACACTGCTGAAATATGCCTTGATGAGAAACTGGCCTGTGAACTTCTAGAATTAGCTGAAAATTATGAGGTTAAGCATCTTAAAGCCTACTGTGAGGAGTTCCTGGTGTCCAAATTGAACTGGGAAAATTCAATCACGAGATACGTATTTGCACACCGACACAATGCAAAACGTCTCCTTCTTGCAGCGGTATCATTGATCACAAACAATATGAGCAGCTTCATTGAAAGGGATGAGTATATGAAGCTTGTTAAAAAGGAGCCTGGCCTGCTTGTGGAAATCTACGAAGCTTACCTCTACAAACAGATCAATCCTGTTCCCGGGAAATCTCCATAG